From Osmerus mordax isolate fOsmMor3 chromosome 12 unlocalized genomic scaffold, fOsmMor3.pri SUPER_12_unloc_2, whole genome shotgun sequence, the proteins below share one genomic window:
- the dele1 gene encoding death ligand signal enhancer isoform X1 translates to MWRVQWFVGRILSRNAPLRLSQNHHVEDEVINTSTLLSTSRHNSDPSSQKGEDGEKQKKRKTSQFCSAGLPRYTALDAVGFGAAAVLVLQICRRIHFQFSLRAESGHGPAPGHGPAPAPSQPVTATLQKCGYRVLLEILSRRDVLPRGRTVRCLWGAPETQIQTQAQTQTQGSSNEASSSSLDHNLGLDHLTSHSSSPHQQLSQESSASEESSLSESSLPEHQPEDRKQSEQEDDQDFFSPEEKVAGAALDLRQAADSSIPVVLNIIGLESAKSGAYEAAFTCFLAAARHGYSKAQFNTGVCYERGRGVGKDKGQALNFYSQAAAGGHSQAQYRYARLLLSCRGQQSAEDMDKAIHLLEQAAVAGLAQAQVYLGSLFSQEPVRDGCKSVHYLRMAAERGDSDALLFLGQCYETGFGVQKCPRTAMKFYRQAARGGNRPAQRLLVPPGGAEAEEVLRSIQSAPSFPVAGLLLQPLSTLASPPCPSAPPTLPLTLPHSWSTGSMAPLPRLSSLPLHLHPLPPGMEGSPCRWTIGV, encoded by the exons ATGTGGAGAGTGCAATGGTTTGTTGGAAGAA TTCTAAGCCGCAATGCCCCCCTGCGCCTCTCTCAGAACCACCATGTGGAGGACGAGGTCATCAACACCTCCACTCTCCTGTCTACCTCTCGGCACAACTCTGACCCCAG TTCTCagaaaggagaggatggagagaaacagaagaagaggaagacctCTCAGTTCTGCAGCGCTGGGCTCCCTCGCTACACAGCGCTGGACGCCGTGGGCTTT GGAGCCGCTGCGGTGTTGGTGCTGCAGATCTGCAGGAGGATCCACTTCCAGTTCTCCCTGCGTGCCGAGTCCGGACATGGCCCCGCCCCCGGACATGGCCCCGCCCCTGCACCTAGTCAGCCAGTAACAGCCACCCTCCAAAAGTGTGGCTACCGCGTTCTACTGGAGATCC TGTCTAGACGCGATGTCCTGCCCAGAGGGAGGACTGTACGCTGCCTGTGGGGGGCACCAGAGACACAGATCCAGACCCAAGCCCAGACTCAGACCCAGGGTAGCAGCAATgaggccagcagcagcagcttggaCCACAACCTGGGCCTGGATCATCTGACATCTCATAGTTCCTCACCTCACCAGCAGCTAAGTCAGGAGTCTTCAGCCTCAG AGGAGTCTTCTTTGTCCGAGTCATCCCTTCCTGAACACCAACCAGAAGACAGGAAACAGTCTGAGCAGGAGGACGACCAG GACTTCTTTTCGCCAGAGGAGAAGGTTGCGGGGGCAGCGCTGGACCTCAGACAGGCGGCTGACTCCAGCATCCCGGTTGTCCTCAACATCATCG gtctggAGAGCGCTAAGAGTGGCGCCTATGAGGCAGCCTTCACGTGTTTCCTGGCTGCAGCTCGCCATGGCTACAGTAAAGCCCAGTTCAACACGGGGGTCTGCTATGAGAGAGGGCGTGGAGTAGGAAAGGACAAGGGCCAG GCGCTCAACTTTTACAGCCAAGCAGCAGCAGGGGGACACAGCCAGGCTCAGTACCGCTACGCCAGGCTCCTCCTGagctgcagggggcagcagagtgCAGAGGACATGGACAAAGCCATCCATCTGCTGGAACAGGCCGCCGTCGCAGGACTCGCACAG GCTCAGGTGTACCTGGGTTCTCTCTTCTCCCAGGAGCCAGTCAGAGATGGCTGTAAGTCTGTCCACTACCTGAGGATGGCAGCGGAGAGAGGG GACAGCGACGCTCTGTTGTTCTTGGGCCAGTGTTATGAGACAGGCTTCGGGGTGCAGAAGTGTCCAAGGACAGCTATGAAGTTCTACAGGCAGGCTGCCCGGGGCGGGAACAGGCCGGCTCAGAGACTGCTGGTGCCCCCTGGTGGAGCAGAGG cAGAAGAAGTCCTGCGCTCCATCCAGTCTGCCCCGTCTTTCCCTGTGGccggcctcctcctccagcccctctccaccctcgccagtcccccctgcccctctgccccgcccaccctgcctctcacccTTCCTCACTCCTGGAGCACAGGGAGCATGGCCCCTCTGCctcgcctctcttctctccccctccacctgcaccccctcccccctggcatGGAGGGCAGCCCCTGCAGGTGGACCATCGGGGTGTGA
- the LOC136938799 gene encoding amyloid beta precursor protein binding family B member 2-like codes for MMSIQTPPLSRSGSSPSSVGLANRSAPSAAPPTSLSLRSSYNQLLGRDVIRESVGMETGSSATLPKSRHRYAMTSVRSAMGLSDPLASQQARNQAPTRGRGLPTKSSSSSALYSSCSSSSAFSSNNNPKLAKNGANLQRRAESQQQELNKAHTEVKGQEDDFNLTSDWPEFGKDNSQAPAPFRRRTKSFLEYHEKDLGRLDVSGWGIKEKGRGEKNQQASPEKEQASPDKERDTQEEEKQSSNQDVKEEEEKEEEEKEEEGDGEETPTPSLPLLPLIESPPSSPQNYCRPVEYNIQAPCPPQAQEEVTTQVQGHPPGLETPPKPPRNSQAPRVVKVEMHPNNENLYLKRPLGPPSHQARGEDGIPLLPQTPLGPSDPDGKREGPDVPEPPSEDEDSSWTTLSQETPSPQTPKEAADVWSEGDLPPGWREVTDVSEVYFWHIPTGTTQYDRPVAQGNEHPHPNPDSQLDTLRPPNERPSSLVSDSSVEPVPSPSGSSPSSPSDVIVADRGFDNTTYTASELKDYPVYPDPSLKAFEGATLRYASLRLNPAAEFVPVDLNSNSTDPEVQSFPVRSLGWVEMAETDLCEGRSSLAVHHCIRQLSYCRRDIRDSAGVWGEGKGMLLVLEDRTLTLVDPDDHSLLHSQPISSIRVWGVGRDHDR; via the exons ATGATGTCCATCcaaacccctcccctctcacgaagcggctcctccccttcctctgtcGGACTGGCCAATCGCAGTGCCCCCTCGGCggccccacccacctccctaaGCCTGCGCTCCTCCTATAACCAGCTGCTGGGGCGTGATGTCATCAGAGAGTCGGTCGGCATGGAGACGGGAAGCTCTGCTACGTTGCCGAAGAGTCGGCATAGATACGCCATGACCAGCGTGCGTAGCGCCATGGGACTGAGCGACCCACTTGCCAGCCAGCAGGCCCggaaccaagcccccacccggGGTAGGGGCCTCCCCACCaagtcctcctcctcatcagccCTCTACTCTTCCTGTTCATCCTCCTCCGCCTTCTCCTCCAACAACAACCCCAAACTGGCCAAGAACGGAGCCAACCTGCAGCGTCGGGCCGAGAGCCAGCAACAGGAACTCAACAAGGCCCACAcggaggtcaagggtcaagaGGACGACTTCAACCTTACCTCTGATTGGCCAGAGTTCGGAAAAGACAACTCCCAGGCCCCGGCTCCCTTTCGCAGGAGGACCAAGAGCTTCCTGGAGTACCATGAGAAGGACCTGGGGAGGCTGGATGTGTCTGGCTGGGGGatcaaagagaaggggagaggggagaagaatcAGCAGGCCAGCCCAGAGAAGGAGCAGGCCAGCCCGGACAAGGAGAGGGACAcccaggaggaagagaaacagagtaGCAATCAGGacgtgaaagaggaggaggagaaggaggaggaggagaaggaggaagagggtgatgGGGAGGAAACCCCCACCCCGTCACTGCCTCTGCTGCCGCTGATTGAgagccccccctcttccccccaaaACTACTGTCGCCCCGTGGAGTACAACATCCAGGCTCCATGCCCTCCCCAGGCCCAGGAGGAGGTCACAACCCAGGTCCAGGGTCACCCTCCTGGGCTGGAAActccccccaagcccccccggAACTCCCAGGCCCCCAGGGTGGTCAAGGTGGAAATGCACCCCAACAATGAGAACCTGTACCTCAAACGCCCCCTAGGCCCCCCCTCTCACCAGGCCAGGGGTGAAGATGGcatccctctcctgccccagacACCTCTTGGCCCCTCAGAcccagatggaaagagagagggccctGACGTGCCAGAGCCCCCCTCAGAGGATGAGGACTCCAGCTGGACCACCCTCTCCCAGgagaccccctcccctcagaccCCCAAAGAGgctg CAGATGTGTGGTCCGAGGGGGACCTCCCCCCCGGCTGGCGTGAGGTCACTGATGTGTCAGAGGTCTACTTTTGGCACATCCCCACCGGAACCACTCAGTATGACCGACCTGTTGCCCAGGGCAACGAACACCCACACCCCAACCCTGACTCCCAGTTGGACACACTGAGACCCCCGAATGAG CGTCCCAGCAGCTTGGTATCAGACAGCTCTGTGGAGcccgtcccctctccctccggctcctccccctcctccccctctgatgTCATTGTGGCCGACCGCGGCTTCGACAACACCACCTATACGGCCAGt gagctgaaagacTACCCCGTCTaccctgaccccagcctgaAGGCCTTTGAGGGAGCGACTCTCCGTTACGCTTCCCTGAGACTGAA CCCAGCAGCAGAGTTTGTACCAGTGGACCtgaacagtaacagtactgacccAGAGGTGCAG tcgTTCCCGGTGCGCTCGCtgggctgggtggagatggcggAGACGGACCTGTGTGAGGGGCGGAGCAGCCTGGCGGTGCACCACTGCATCAGACAGCTGTCCTACTGCAGGAGGGACATCCGAGACTCTGCTGGGGTctggggagag GGAAAGGGCATGCTGCTGGTGCTAGAGGACCGCACGTTGACCCTGGTTGACCCAGACGACCATAGCCTCCTACActcccagccaatcagcagcaTCCGCGTGTGGGGTGTCGGCCGTGACCACGACAGGTaa
- the dele1 gene encoding death ligand signal enhancer isoform X2, whose product MWRVQWFVGRILSRNAPLRLSQNHHVEDEVINTSTLLSTSRHNSDPSSQKGEDGEKQKKRKTSQFCSAGLPRYTALDAVGFGAAAVLVLQICRRIHFQFSLRAESGHGPAPGHGPAPAPSQPVTATLQKCGYRVLLEILSRRDVLPRGRTVRCLWGAPETQIQTQAQTQTQGSSNEASSSSLDHNLGLDHLTSHSSSPHQQLSQESSASEESSLSESSLPEHQPEDRKQSEQEDDQDFFSPEEKVAGAALDLRQAADSSIPVVLNIIGLESAKSGAYEAAFTCFLAAARHGYSKAQFNTGVCYERGRGVGKDKGQALNFYSQAAAGGHSQAQYRYARLLLSCRGQQSAEDMDKAIHLLEQAAVAGLAQAQVYLGSLFSQEPVRDGCKSVHYLRMAAERGDSDALLFLGQCYETGFGVQKCPRTAMKFYRQAARGGNRPAQRLLVPPGGAEEEVLRSIQSAPSFPVAGLLLQPLSTLASPPCPSAPPTLPLTLPHSWSTGSMAPLPRLSSLPLHLHPLPPGMEGSPCRWTIGV is encoded by the exons ATGTGGAGAGTGCAATGGTTTGTTGGAAGAA TTCTAAGCCGCAATGCCCCCCTGCGCCTCTCTCAGAACCACCATGTGGAGGACGAGGTCATCAACACCTCCACTCTCCTGTCTACCTCTCGGCACAACTCTGACCCCAG TTCTCagaaaggagaggatggagagaaacagaagaagaggaagacctCTCAGTTCTGCAGCGCTGGGCTCCCTCGCTACACAGCGCTGGACGCCGTGGGCTTT GGAGCCGCTGCGGTGTTGGTGCTGCAGATCTGCAGGAGGATCCACTTCCAGTTCTCCCTGCGTGCCGAGTCCGGACATGGCCCCGCCCCCGGACATGGCCCCGCCCCTGCACCTAGTCAGCCAGTAACAGCCACCCTCCAAAAGTGTGGCTACCGCGTTCTACTGGAGATCC TGTCTAGACGCGATGTCCTGCCCAGAGGGAGGACTGTACGCTGCCTGTGGGGGGCACCAGAGACACAGATCCAGACCCAAGCCCAGACTCAGACCCAGGGTAGCAGCAATgaggccagcagcagcagcttggaCCACAACCTGGGCCTGGATCATCTGACATCTCATAGTTCCTCACCTCACCAGCAGCTAAGTCAGGAGTCTTCAGCCTCAG AGGAGTCTTCTTTGTCCGAGTCATCCCTTCCTGAACACCAACCAGAAGACAGGAAACAGTCTGAGCAGGAGGACGACCAG GACTTCTTTTCGCCAGAGGAGAAGGTTGCGGGGGCAGCGCTGGACCTCAGACAGGCGGCTGACTCCAGCATCCCGGTTGTCCTCAACATCATCG gtctggAGAGCGCTAAGAGTGGCGCCTATGAGGCAGCCTTCACGTGTTTCCTGGCTGCAGCTCGCCATGGCTACAGTAAAGCCCAGTTCAACACGGGGGTCTGCTATGAGAGAGGGCGTGGAGTAGGAAAGGACAAGGGCCAG GCGCTCAACTTTTACAGCCAAGCAGCAGCAGGGGGACACAGCCAGGCTCAGTACCGCTACGCCAGGCTCCTCCTGagctgcagggggcagcagagtgCAGAGGACATGGACAAAGCCATCCATCTGCTGGAACAGGCCGCCGTCGCAGGACTCGCACAG GCTCAGGTGTACCTGGGTTCTCTCTTCTCCCAGGAGCCAGTCAGAGATGGCTGTAAGTCTGTCCACTACCTGAGGATGGCAGCGGAGAGAGGG GACAGCGACGCTCTGTTGTTCTTGGGCCAGTGTTATGAGACAGGCTTCGGGGTGCAGAAGTGTCCAAGGACAGCTATGAAGTTCTACAGGCAGGCTGCCCGGGGCGGGAACAGGCCGGCTCAGAGACTGCTGGTGCCCCCTGGTGGAGCAGAGG AAGAAGTCCTGCGCTCCATCCAGTCTGCCCCGTCTTTCCCTGTGGccggcctcctcctccagcccctctccaccctcgccagtcccccctgcccctctgccccgcccaccctgcctctcacccTTCCTCACTCCTGGAGCACAGGGAGCATGGCCCCTCTGCctcgcctctcttctctccccctccacctgcaccccctcccccctggcatGGAGGGCAGCCCCTGCAGGTGGACCATCGGGGTGTGA